From Toxorhynchites rutilus septentrionalis strain SRP chromosome 2, ASM2978413v1, whole genome shotgun sequence, a single genomic window includes:
- the LOC129764914 gene encoding TATA-box-binding protein-like produces MYCSNQSSMATLLQQKIFMKNLTNGSNNVVVVNGTDDNQTTTLVAAGATMTTIPGAASRMLLPHETVVLPSLATTTLVHQQPLLHQQNTLNNAFTTTHSPASSTTISLNSSNSVRSFNSQFINHLQSNHHITTQQLFGNSSQQIVSTTAPTTSFQSPFNNAYADLNAIFRTAASSSPATTSIVSMQSFASIHQHQLPHMANSASSLVYVNGTQHNTILTPKQHQPSQQQVHSQTHPHQQQQTVSKSQTAENITAHTNAIKGTAVSDGCGERDNSTGVVTGTQDQSATATATDGLDTKTTDKEDDQDQEAEPEIDIVINNVVCSFSVRCHLNLRDIALKGFNVEFRRENGMVTMKLRRPYTTASIWSSGKITCTGATSEDQAKIAARRYSRCLQKLGFNARFRNFRIVNVLGTCSMPWGIMIVNFSEKYKKDASYEPELHPGVTYKLHNPKATLKIFSTGSITVTAASVAYVQAAIEHIFPLVYEFRKKRSPQEKIEMQKQTAFDPESLIEEDCDIVVAPTSRRIVVDDEDDEDGDVFDDDEDVILTNASGNNTKAINQLKGGVQKRPAGKADNDPTEDTMFVSDDDVDDMIESDED; encoded by the coding sequence ATGTATTGCAGTAACCAGAGTAGTATGGCTACTCTGTTACAGCAgaaaatttttatgaaaaatctgaCTAATGGATCAAACAACGTGGTGGTCGTAAATGGCACCGACGATAACCAGACAACGACATTGGTAGCAGCGGGTGCTACTATGACCACCATTCCTGGGGCCGCATCCCGAATGCTGCTCCCACACGAAACGGTGGTTTTGCCATCACTAGCTACCACTACACTGGTACATCAGCAGCCGCTGCTACATCAACAGAATACTCTAAACAATGCATTCACCACAACACATTCACCTGCCTCCAGTACTACGATCAGTTTAAATAGTTCGAATAGTGTAAGAAGTTTCAACAGTCAGTTCATCAACCATCTCCAGAGCAATCATCATATAACGACACAACAGCTTTTTGGCAACAGCAGTCAGCAGATTGTGTCAACTACAGCTCCCACCACCTCCTTCCAGAGTCCGTTCAATAATGCCTACGCAGACCTGAATGCAATATTTCGCACGGCAGCGTCGTCTTCACCCGCCACTACTAGCATCGTATCGATGCAATCGTTTGCATCAATTCATCAGCATCAGCTGCCACACATGGCGAATTCCGCTAGCTCCTTAGTTTATGTCAATGGGACTCAACATAACACGATATTGACACCAAAGCAACATCAACCTAGCCAGCAGCAAGTCCATTCTCAAACGCACCCTCACCAACAACAACAGACTGTTTCCAAGAGCCAGACTGCAGAAAACATAACTGCGCACACCAACGCCATCAAGGGTACTGCGGTATCCGATGGTTGTGGTGAACGTGATAATAGTACCGGTGTAGTTACCGGAACACAGGATCAATCTGCCACTGCCACTGCGACAGACGGTCTGGATACCAAAACCACCGATAAAGAAGATGACCAAGATCAGGAAGCGGAGCCTGAGATTGACATTGTTATCaataatgtagtgtgttcgtTTAGCGTGCGCTGTCATCTCAATCTGCGTGATATTGCGCTCAAAGGTTTCAACGTGGAATTCCGCCGGGAGAACGGAATGGTCACCATGAAGCTACGACGTCCATACACAACCGCGTCGATTTGGTCTTCGGGGAAGATCACCTGCACTGGTGCTACATCGGAAGATCAGGCGAAGATTGCGGCCAGACGTTACTCGCGTTGCCTTCAAAAACTAGGTTTTAATGCTAGGTTTAGGAATTTCCGTATCGTAAACGTGCTCGGGACATGCAGTATGCCATGGGGAATTATGATCGTCAACTTCTCCGAGAAGTACAAGAAAGATGCCAGCTACGAACCGGAGCTGCATCCGGGCGTAACCTATAAGCTGCACAATCCAAAGGCTACGCTGAAAATCTTCTCCACCGGCAGTATCACAGTGACGGCTGCAAGCGTAGCCTACGTGCAAGCCGCCATCGAGCACATTTTCCCGCTGGTGTACGAGTTCCGCAAGAAGCGTAGCCCAcaggaaaaaatcgaaatgcagAAGCAGACTGCGTTCGATCCGGAATCGTTAATAGAGGAAGATTGTGATATTGTAGTGGCGCCGACCAGTCGCCGGATCGTCGTCGACGACGAGGACGACGAGGACGGGGATGTGTTCGATGATGACGAAGACGTTATCCTTACCAATGCCAGTGGTAACAACACCAAAGCAATAAACCAGCTGAAAGGTGGTGTCCAGAAGCGCCCCGCCGGCAAGGCGGACAACGATCCAACCGAGGATACAATGTTCGTGTCGGACGACGACGTGGACGATATGATAGAAAGCGATGAAGATTAG